The genomic interval AAAGAACGAGCACAAGCGAGAAAGAAGCGGAGAACAGATACACAATATATTGCCGATACTATTGGAAACGACCTTGTTTGGTCTTTATGAAAAATCGAGTAAATACTCGATTTTTTTGTTGTTCAAAAGGTATAAAAAAATAAAAATGATTAAAAATAACAGTAATTATTTGAGAAAATAACCAAAAAGTGTTAAAAGTTGAGTAATGTTATAAAAACGGTTAGGGGGATAGGCATGGAAAAGGAACTCCTGCGAGTAGAAAACCTAACAACCTCATTTTGTATTGATGATCAATATTATGCAGCTGTTGACGATTTATCTTTTACCGTTCATGAAAATGAAATTGTTGCCATTGTAGGAGAGTCCGGCTGCGGTAAGAGTGCACTTGCTTTGTCTATTATGCAATTGCACGATAAAAAGCGAACAAAATCAGAAGGTTCTATTATATATAAAGGGACAAACTTATTGAATGCAGCAGAATCGAAGTTAAATAAAGTTCGCGGTCGACATATTAGCATGATTTTTCAAGAGCCGTTAACGGCATTAAATCCCCTTATGACAGTTGGTAAACAAATAGAAGAAAGTCTTCATTATCATACAGATTTATCAAAGAAACAGCAAAAAGCTAAAACGTTTACTCTGCTTGAACAAGTCGGGATTCCGTATCCAAAACGCACCTATAAGCAATATCCTCATGAATTGTCAGGAGGAATGCGACAAAGAGTGATGATTGCAATTGCCGTAGCTTGTTCTCCTTCCCTTGTTATTGCCGATGAACCAACCACTGCACTAGATGTAACCATCCAAGCACAAATTCTAGATTTATTAAAAGACATTCAACAAAAAACAAAGATGGGTATTATTTTTATTACCCATGATTTAGGCGTTGTCGCAGAGATTGCCGATCAAGTGATTGTTATGTATGCGGGACAAATTGTTGAAAAAGGAAGTGTAAAAACAATATTGGAGAGGCCGCTTCATCCCTATACGAAGTCTTTGCTTTACTCTATCCCTACTGTGACGAAAGAAAAGAGTCGATTGCATGTCATTCAAGGGATGGTGCCGCCTATTGCGAAAATTAACAGAAGCGGCTGTCGGTTTAAAGAGAGGATTCCATGGATTTCTGTGCAATCGCATGCGCAATTTCCGAGGCTGCATGAAGTGGAACCAGGTCATTTTGTTCGCTGCACTTGTTATAAACAGTTTCACTTTCCGGAAGAAGGAGGTACAGCGATTCGATGACGTTGCTAAAAGTAGAAGATATCAAAGTTTATTTTCCAATTCGAGGCGGTTTATTTCATACAGTAGTAGACCATGTTCGGGCGGTGGATGGTGTTTCTTTTGAATTACAGCAAGGAGAAACGTACGGACTTGTTGGCGAGTCGGGAAGCGGCAAATCTACAACAGGAAAGGCTATTGTAAAGCTGCATCAGGTGACTGCTGGAACCATTACGTTTCAAGGCAAAGATCTTACGTATTTGAGCAGAGGAGAAATGAAGCCTTTTCGTAAAGATATTCAAATGATATTTCAAGATCCATATTCCTCTTTAAATCCGAAAAAGCGCGTGCTGGATATCATTGCGGAGCCGATTCGAAATTTTGAACGTGTATCGGCAACGGAAGAGAGAAAAATCGTGCAACAGTATTTAGAAAGAGTGGGGCTAAATCCAGATTCTATTTATAAATATCCACATGAATTTTCGGGTGGACAGCGTCAGCGGATTGGTATCGCTCGTTCTTTAACGTTGAAACCTAAATTGATTATTGCGGATGAACCTGTGTCAGCCTTGGATGTATCCGTCCAAGCACAAGTATTGAACTTTCTTCAAGATTTGCAAAAAGAATTTCAGTTAACTTATTTATTTGTAGGGCATGATCTTGGTGTCATTCGGCATATGTGTGACCGCATTGGTGTGATGTATCGCGGGCGGTTAGTGGAGGAAGGAACGAGTCAAGATATTTACAAAAATCCACAGCATATTTATACGAAACGGTTAATGGCCGCGATTCCCGATTTATCACCTGATGCTCGCGGGCAAAAAATAAGGCTTCGAAAACAGGTAGCTGAAGAATACAAGCAATTGTATTCTACCTTCTTCGATGAAAATGGACGAGCGTATGATTTAAAGCCGATTAGTGCCACACATAAAGTAGCATTGCCATAGGAGGTGAGAGGAAACCTATGTGGAAATTTATTGTACGCCGGTTATTGATGATGATTCCGCAGTTATTTATTTTAAGTGTTCTTGTATTTATGATGGCTAAAGCAATGCCGGGTGATGCTTTAGGAGGAAGAGAAATTGATCCGCGAGCTAATCCAGATGTGATTGAAGCACAGCGAGAAAAGATGGGATTAAATGATCCTTGGTATGAACAATATATTCGATGGGTGAGCAATGTTTCAAAGGGAGATTGGGGAGTATCGTACACACATAAAGTACAAGTAACGGATGTGATTGAAGACCGAATCTGGAATACAGTGAATTTGGCTCTCTTGACTTTAATTTTTACGTATTTAATCGCTATACCACTTGGGTTAATAAGTGGACGGTACAGCGATTCATGGATTGATAAAGTGATTACAGGTTATACGTATATAGGCTTTGCGACTCCTATGTTTATCTTTGCGATTATTATGCTCTTTGTATTCGGTTTTTCCCTTGATTTATTTCCGACGGGGGGAAGCGTTAATCCTACAGTGGAAGAAGGGACGTTTGCCTATGTACTAAGTAAAATTAATCATATGATTTTACCAGCGTTTAGTACGGCAATTGTTTCTACAACGGTTATCATTCAATATTTGAGGAATGAAGTCATTGATAATAAAATGAAGGATTTTGTTCGAACAGCAAAAGCGAAAGGCGTACCAGAAACAAATATTTATACTCATCATGTATTACGAAACTCTTTTTTACCGATTGCGGCTTTTTTAGGCTATGAAATTACGGGCTTAGTGGGTGGAGCGGTAATTATTGAGACGATTTTTAATTATCCAGGCATCGGTCAATTATTTCTGAGCTCTGTTCATGCCCGTGATTTTAGTGTTGTTACCGCAGTTGTCATGATGACTGGCTTTGCTACCCTATTGGGGACTCTTCTGTCCGATATTATTCTAAGTATAGTCGATCCGCGTATACGGATTGACTAAGGAGAGGTGAAGCGAGTAATGGAATTGAACGTAAATACAGAAAAACATGGACAATCTATACAAATAACTCCTTCTGGAAGACAGCTAATTTGGCAGCAAATGAAAAAAGACCGTCTAGCGATGGGTTCGTTCATTTTCTTAGTTTCCATCCTGCTCTTTGTGTACAGCGCAGCTTTTGTTATGGATGCAGAAGAAATTGCCCGAATTAACTTACGAGCTCTTCATCAACCTCCTTCTCTGGAGCATTGGTTAGGGACGGATTATGGAGGACGAGATGTATTTGGTCAATTAATTATTGGAACGCGTAATTCGTTTACGATTAGCTTTTGTATCACATTGTTAACCGCTTTGATTGGGTTAACAACGGGACTTGTGGCTGGTTATTTCGGCGGGGTGACTGACCATGTTGTCATGCGCATTATTGACTTTATCATCTCTTTACCGACGACGATGTTTATTATTGTGTTAGTGACGATTATTCCCGAATTTACAATATGGTCGTTTATTCTAGTGATGACTTTATTTTATTGGACAGGCAAGGCTCGATTGATTCGTTCCAAAGTGTTAGCGGAGCGAGAATTAGATTATGTTCAAGCTTCACAAACGTTAGGAACCCCGCATTGGAAGATTATGTTCTTTCAAATTTTTCCTAATGTAAGTTCGATTATCATCGTGAATTTTATTTTGAATTTAGCAGGGAATATTGGGCTTGAATCAGCTTTAACGTATTTAGGATTTGGGTTGCCAGAAAGTACACCGAGTCTTGGAACTCTCATTAGCTATGCAAGAAATCCGGATGTGTTAGAGCATAAATGGTGGGTATGGCTGCCAGCTTCCGTCATGATTCTTGTGATGATGTTAAGTATCAATTTTGTCGGTCAAGCGATTAAACGTGCGACGGACGCTAGACAAAGAAGATAACGAACAACAAGAGGAAGGTTTTTTATGAACGCTAAAGGCTATCAAGTATTATGTACATTCATAAGCTTCATATTAGTAGCAGCTTGTCAATCGGGACAAAAGATGGAGGAAGTCCATCAAGAAGTGGCAGGTGTTAGAACGAGTCAGACGTTTTTAACAAAAACAACGAACACAGCCAATGCACTTGAAGGTGGTCATTTGAATTATGGTTTAGTCGCAGACAGTCCGTTCGAAGGAATATTAAATGGAGTTTTTTTTGAAAATGCGTATGACGCGGAAATCTTGCAATTTTTTGATGAAGCGTTGCTCGCGACAGATGAGAATTCGCAATTTACTCAAGAGGGTGCCGCGACATATGAAATGTCTAAAGACTATAAAACGATGACGATTACGATTCGAGCCGGTGTTAAGTGGCATGATGGCAACCCTGTAACAGGGGAAGATTTAGAGTTTGCTTATTTAACAATTGGTCACCCTGATTATAACGGATCGCGCTATGATACAACTTTTCAAAATATTGTTGGAATGGATGACTATCACGCAGGAAAAGCAGAGCGTATCTCTGGTATTAAAGTGGCTGGAAATCGGGTTTCGTTAACCTTTAAAGAAGCCAATCCATCGATTTTAACAGGGGTGTGGACGTATCCGCTTCATAAAAAGTATCTAGGGGATATTCCAGTCGCACAAATGTCCGCTTCTGCGAAAATCCGTCAACATCCAATCGGTTTTGGACCATTTAAAGTAAAGAAAATTGTTCAGGGGGAAGCGATTGAGTTTGAAGCTTTTGATGATTATTGGAAAGGAAAGCCGAAGCTTGATCGTATTTCTCTATCTGTTGTGAACTCAACCACAGCCGTTAAAGCGTTGCAGGCTGGAAAAATTGATGTTGCTAAGATTTCGGCTGACTTGTATGAGGGAGCAAAGAAGTTAACGAATGTCAATCTTCTTGGACAAATGGAATCAACCTATACGTATATCGGTTTTAAGCTAGGTCATTATGATTTAGATAAGAAAGAAAATGTAATGGGCGGAACGAAGTTGTCAGATAAACGTGTTCGCCAGGCAATCGGTTATGCGATTAATAATGATGAAGTCGGACGATTTTTATATAAAGGACTTCGTTTTCAAGCGAATACGGTGATTCCGCCTACACAGCCTAATTATTATGATACAAGTCTTGCAGGGTATACGTATAATCCTGAAAAAGCAAAGAAGTTATTAGATGAAGCAGGTTATGTGGATCGAAATGGTGACGGCTTTCGGGAGGATCCAAAAGGAAAGGAATTTGTACTTAATTTTGCCTCAATGGCTGGTGGAGACGCAGCTGAGCCATTAGCTCGGTACTATATTCAGCAATGGCGGGATATGGGTCTACATGTCCAATTGTTAGAAGGAAGGCTTCATGAGTTTAACTCTTTTTATGATCGCTTGAAAAAAGATGATCAAAAGATTGATTTATATCAAGCCGCTTTTGGTGTTGGTTCGGATCCTGATCCATCCGGCCTGTGGGCAAGAGACGCCGCTTTCAATTATACCCGGTGGGTGAATGAAAAGAATGATGAGCTTTTGCAAAAAGGAGTTTCAGTAGAGGCGTTTAATAACGAGTATCGTGCAGAGGTTTATAAAGAATGGCAAGCATTGATTAAAGAAGAAGCACCGCTTATTCCTACTTTATTTCGCTATGGATTTTTAGGAGTAAACGAACGGGTGCGAGATTTGGAGCTTGAAGCAGGCAGTGTCCATGTAGATTGGTCGAAGGTAGCAGTAACAGCTGAAAAACCAATTAAATAATCAACAAAAAGCCGGTTCGTTTGCTGAATCGGCCATTTGCTATGGAGCGCTGCTTTTTCCTCTAAGTAAAAAACGGTATACTTAGTGTACGAAGAAAGGGAGTGTTGATCTTGGTTTCCATAATTGATGAAAACGAAATTGTTTCCTACATAAAAGAATTAGTTACTATTCCAAGTCCATCGGGGTATACAGAGGAGGCAATCGCTTATGTTGCTGCGTTTATGAAAAGAAATCATGTTTCGTATCAGCTAACGAATAAAGGGGCTTTGCTGGCGACGATACAAGGGAAGGACCAGAATAGACATCGTTTGTTGACGGCCCATGTGGATACATTAGGTGCGATGGTAAAAGAAATCAAACCGAATGGCCGCTTGAAATTAGCGATGATTGGAGGATTTCGCTGGAATTCCGTTGAAGGGGAATATTGTACAATCCACACCACAGAAGGGAAGGCGTATACAGGAACGATTTTAATTCATCAGACATCTGTTCATGTGTATAAAAATGCAGGAGAGGTGAAGCGTGATGAAGAAGCCATCGAGGTACGGATTGATGAAGTCGTGAAATCCCAAGCTGAAACAGAAGCCCTCGGTATTTCTGTTGGAGATTTTGTTTCATTTGAACCGCGTGTAGAAGTAACAGAGAGCGGTTTTATTAAATCTCGTCATTTAGATGACAAAGCAAGTGTCGGCATTTTGCTTCATATCATGGAGCGCATTCAAACGGGAGCCATTTCTTTATCACATACGACGCATTTTCTCATTTCAAATAATGAAGAGATTGGGTATGGAGGAAATTCGAATATTCCAGCTGAAGTCGTTGAATACATAGCGGTTGATATGGGAGCAATTGGAGACGGGCAAGCGACGGATGAGTATAGCGTCTCCATTTGTGCCAAAGATTCATCAGGACCGTATCATTATAAGCTGCGTCAACATCTTGTATCTTTAGCGAAGGCTCATGCGATTGATTATCGAGTCGATATTTACCCGTATTATGGTTCTGATGCGTCCGCAGCGATTCGAGCCGGACATGATATTGTACATGGATTAATTGGTCCTGGAATTGATGCGTCTCATGCATTTGAGCGGACACATACTTCTTCGTTAAAGCATACAGCCCATTTACTTGCGCATTATTTACAGTCGGATTTGGTTATTTAATTCGATATCTCGATTATTTTAAAGCAAATAGTTTTTTGTAACAGAAACGATATGTAGAAGGGAGTGACAGATATGTGTTTGATAAATTTCGCTTATAAAATGGATTCACGGTATGACTTAGTTGTTGCTGCCAATCGGGATGAATTTTATGAAAGACCGACCGCACAGGCGTCTTTTTGGGAAGATGCATCGCATGTGTTGGCAGGCAGGGATTTAGAAAAAATGGGAACATGGATGGGAGTCACTAAACAAGGTCGTTTTGCGGCCCTTACCAATTATCGTGACCCAGATAATGAAAGTGGCAATATGTGTTCTCGTGGAGAATTAGTTGGTCAATTCTTAATAGGGGACAATCAGCCTCAACAGTATTTGCAAATGATTCAACAGCATCGAAATCAATATCCTGGATTTAACCTAATAGTGGGGGATGGAAGTTCCCTTTACTATTATTCGAACATAGAAAATGAAATTCGCTTGTTAAAACCTGGACTGTATGGACTGAGCAATCATTTGTTGGATACGCCGTGGCCAAAAGTACGTAAAGGAAAAGAAGGCTTGGAAAGATGTTTGAAAGGTTCAACTGAAACATTGAAAGACTGCTTATTCTCGAGCTTGCAATATGCGGACCCTGCCCCAGATGAAGAATTGCCAAATACGGGTGTTTCTTTAGAATGGGAACGAAAGCTTTCTCCGCTATTTATTCAAACTCCGGATTATGGAACAAGGTCATCTACTGTTTTGTTTATGACTGATAAGAATGTTCGATTTGTAGAACGAATGTTTAAGGAGAGAGAATATAAGGAGAGGGAATTTATGTTTGAAATTGAACGGTAATTGCAACGAAATAGTTTAGCTTGTTGATTTTTGAACTACTCACCACTTAATTTTCTAACGAAAGTTTGAAGTGGGAGTCTTCTCGCTTAAAATGATAAAGTGAGAATTAATAAGTTATATAACTTATTACAACCATTATCAGTGAAATGTAAAAAAGATGACTCCATATAGGAATCATCTTTTTTACATTATTTAGCTTTTTTCCAATGTTGTTTCAGTCGATTGGTTTGCAGGCTGTTTTTTATAGATTCGATTGAACAACATAGATTGCCCAATTAAGAAAAGTCCGCCGACTGACCAGTATAGAGGGAGAGCGGCTGGAGCAGAGAATGAAATAAATAGAATCATAATGGGAGAAAGCAGTCCCATGAATTTCATTTGTTGCTGCTGTTCTGTAGGCATTTGATGTAAAGAAAATTTGAATTGCAAGTAATAAATAACCCCCGCAATAAGGGCCATAACAATATTAGCTTGACCAAGGTTAAACCAAAGAAAGCTATGTGTCGCGATTTCGTGAGAGCTTTTAATCGCGTAATAAACGCCCATTAGAATCGGCATTTGAATAAGCATCGGCAAGCATCCCATATTTAAAGGATTTACGCCGTGTTTTTGATAGAGCTGCATCATTTCTCGTTGTAGTTCTGCTTTTTTTGTCGCATCTGTTGTTGATTTTATCTTCTCTTGAAGCGTCGTCATCTCAGGTTTTAGGGCGTCCATCTTACTTTTCATCACCTGTTGTGTTTTATACTGTTTCGCGGTAAGCGGCATAATTAAGAGACGAATGATTACCGTCATGAGCACAATGCTCCACCCGTAGTTACCATGAAATAAAGTCGCGTTAAAATCTAAAAGAGATATGATTGGATTCACCAAGAATGTATGAAACATTCCGGCATCATTGTCAGTGAGTGAGCATCCTGAAAGCAGTGATGTAAAGATTACAGCTACCATAATTTTTTTCAATTGTTTTCCTCCTCAGATTGTTTTTTTTTATTAAACAATGTCAAGGAGGTTTGCTTTATCTGAATCATCCGGTGCACTTCTTTGCCGAACTTTTGTAAAAAAGCCTTGCAACATACGGTAGTCAAAATATCTATCAAAATTAATCGGGATTCGAGCATGTTTGGCTTGAATCAAAGCTTGATGTTTATGATTTAATTTTGTGCTCTGTGTATTTAAAAAATAAACAGCAGCAAGAGGAAAGACTAATGTCATAATATAGCCGGCCCATAAAGCCTGTTGAATCGTTTGATAATCAAATCCTATTAATAATTCCAGCATAGGAATCCCTCATTTTTCGATTACATGTTATAGAGGTACTATAACGAATTGTCTGGAAGTAGTCAAATGTATATAAATATCTAACTTTTGCTGATGAATGAATGAAGGCAGGCACTATATGTAGGGAAATACATATGGATAAAAGGAAGTTGAATAATGAGGTGAAAGAAATGTATCCATATAATCCATATTATGGGCAAGAGTTTTATATGTATCCATCAACATCGTATGAGTATAATCCATATAATCAACCTATAGCAGAGGATTCATTCCGTCCGCCAAACCCACCACCACGACCACCCCAAGGAGGATATGGTCCACCACCGCCACCATCAGGCCCTCCACCATACGGAGGCGGCCAATATGGTGGTCCTGCACAAGACGGCGGACCGCCAACAGCTCCTCCGCCTGCATTTGTGCCGCAGCTTTCACAAGTGTCAACGCAGGCTATAGATGCTCCTTCTATGCGTGGTTGTTTGTACCGATATACGTATGTCTGGCTGAGGAATAGACGCTCGTTCTGGTTTTATCCAACATATGTTGGCAGAAATTCTGTTGCAGGATATCGCTGGAGAGAAAGTAGTCAACGTTGGTCGTATTTCGGTATTGATGCCGATGAAATTCGTTCTTTTCAATGTTATTAAATTTAAAAAGCGATCTCCCCTAGATAAGGGGCAGATTGCTTTTTTGATGTTTAAGGATAGTTTTTTAACAGCTGTTTCCATAAAAGGAGGTTGATTTACTGGAAAAGGCTGTTTATAATCAAGGTGTACTATGTTAAGTAGTACACTTGGTACAGTGAGGAGGGGGATGATGTTTGAGTTAGATGTTCGCAGCAGAAAGCCAATTTACGAACAGTTGATGGATAAGTTAAAAGAGCTAATCATCACAGAAGTGCTGAAGGAAAATGAACGGTTGCCTTCAGTTAGAACGTTAGCTCAACAATTAACAATCAATCCCAATACGATTCAAAAGGCATTTAGACAGTTGGAAATGGAGGGGTTCATTTATACGCTTCCAGGGAAGGGGAGCTTTGTTTCACCAGCGAATAGGGTGAGAGATACAGCAAAGGAACAGAAGCTTAAGGCAGAGCTTGCTAAGATTGTGAGTGAGGCTCTTTATTTAGGTATCGATGTCGAAGAAATTTATCAAATTATTGAACAAACACGGGCTGGAATAAGGGGGGATCATCATGATTGAATGTAAACAAGTAACGAAGTTGTATGAAAAGAAGGAAGCGGTTCATGACTTAAATATAGCGATTGCAGCAGGGTCAATTTTTGGATTGCTTGGTTCAAACGGGGCTGGAAAAACAACGCTCTTAAAAATGCTAGCGGGTATTCTGGAGCAGGATGCAGGAGATATTCAGATTGATCAGCAGCCTGTGTTTGAAAACAAACGATTAAAGAATCGATGTGTGTTTATCCCTGATACACCTTATTTTCTTTCTAATTATACGATTTTACAGATGGCTCAATTTTATAGCCGGATGTACAGTAACTGGAACGAAGAGCGTTTTACTCAATTGCAAGAAGTGTTTCAACTTCCTATACATAGTAAAACCCATCGTCTGTCAAAAGGGATGCAAAGGCAAGTCGCTTTTTGGTTAGCGTTATCAACAATGCCGGATGTGTTAATTTTAGATGAACCATTTGATGGGTTAGATCCGGTTATGCGTCAAAATGTTAGACAGCTTTTGATTCAAGATGTAGCGGAACGTGAAATGACGATTATCATCTCTTCGCATAATTTACGTGAAATTGAAGATTTAGCGGACCATGTGGCGATTTTACATCAAGGGAGAATTATTCTTGAGAAAGAATTGGATGATTTGAAAGCCGATGTACATAAAGTTCAATTTGCTTTTAAAGATAAAATTCCAACCGGGTTGTATCGCGGCTTGCACATTTTACATAAAGAAAAACGAGGCAGCGTCGTGATTTGTATTATAAAAGGAAATGGAGAAGGAATTGCGGATCATTTTCATTTGTATCAGCCGGATATTTTCGATATGCTGCCGCTGACGTTAGAAGAAATCTTTATCTATGAAATGGGGGATGTTGGGTATGCCATCCAAAACGTCCTCGATTAATCAAGAACTGTGGAAGTATATGTTTAGAAGCTCCGGCTGGATTTCCATTCTATCTATACTAGGGTTACTGTTTGCTTTGCCGCTTGAGCTTTTTATCTCAATCGTAGAAGAAAGAACGGATTATTATGGACAAGTAAAAAATTTATTTGCTATTCATAGTACGATTCAATATGCGTTAATGATCGTTACTCCTGTGTTAGTTGCTGTCTTTTTGTTTCGCTTTTTACAAGTGAAACAAATGTCCGACTTTATTCATAGCTTGCCTGTATCAAGAAAGCAAATTTATGGTCATCATCTTGCTGCTGGTCTTGTTTTTCTACTCGTCCCGATTATAGTAACTGCATTTATTTTATTTGTTTTTTATTGGGCGATAGATGTAAGCGGGCTATTTACGTTAAAGGATATCGGAGTATGGGCAGCTGTCACTTTTTCGATTGAAGTGCTCATTTTTTCAGCCGCTGTTTTTATTGGGATGATTACGGGATTATCGGCTTTGCAGGCTGTATTAACGTATATTACGTTACTTCTTCCTGTTGGCTTAGTTATTCTCTTAGGTGCTAATATTCAATTTTTATTATTTGGATTTTCGGAAAGTTATTATACGAACTCGGTTGTTCGGCGATTATCACCGCTCGTTAAAGCGGCTGATTTAAGTAGGGAGAAGTTGCATTCAATCGATATTTATATATATATCCTTGTGGCTAGTATTTTGTTTTTTGTTTCACTGCTTTTATATCAAAAAAGAAAGCTTGAGTATGTGTCACATGCTTTTGTGTTTCCGATTATGAAACCGGTGTTTAAATATGGGCTAACAACATGTGCGATGCTATTAAGCAGTTTGTACTTTCATGGTACGACGGAACGTATAGGATGGCTTTTAGGTGGTTTGATAATCGGTGCGTTGACTGGCTATGTGGTGGCAGAAATGGTACTGCAGAAAACGTGGCGAATTCAACTCGCATTTAAAGGATTCGGATACTTTGCGGTAGCAGTATGTATAGGTGTCGGCTTAATCAAGCTTGATCCGCTGGGCTTTGAAACGAATATTCCTGATTTAGCACAGGTTGAAAAAGTCTATATCCGAAAGGAACTAGGGAGTTATAGTGATGAGATGAATAGTGCATACGTCGCCTTAAAAGAAGAGCGTAGTATGAAGGTGTTACGAAATTTACATGAGCAAATTCTCGAACATGGCAAGAGCGAAATGTTAGCACCGGATCGTCATTACCAATCTATTTCTTTAAAGTACGAGTTAACGAATGGAAAAAAAGTAGTGCGTGAATATTATTTACAAAATTATAATGCTTTCTCTTCTTATTTAAAAAACATCTATGAATCTGAGGAATACAAGAAAAAAGCTTATTCCTTATTAACGACATCTCCAAAGGATGTGTATCGAATTTCTATTTCGGCTAATAGCTATTTGAATAAATCAATTGAGCTGCGTGATTCAAAGGAAATTACAGAAGCGATTCAAGCGATACAAACGGATCTTTCCTATCAGAGCTATGAAGATATGTTAAATCCAACTGGTGAGTATGCAGATATTTCGATTGTGTTGGAAAAAAATCGCTTTATTCATCTATCATGGAAAGCTTCTATGCAACATTTTACGGAATGGATGAAGAAAACAGGGAAAGACAATGACGTACGGATTCTTCCAGAGGAAATCGATTATATGCTCGTGCAGCCATATGATTCGCATGTAGATTACTATAGCGAGAGGTTTGTACCAGATAAGAATGCATTAAAAATAACAAATGGCAATCAAAAGGAAGCAGTATTAAATACGCTAGTGTCCAATATAGGTGGAAGCTATATTGTTGCCGTTTATTATAAAGAAAGCAGTGAAATAGATATTAAGGGACTATCGAATGAATACGCACCTGCTTTTATTAAAGAGCATTTTAACCAATGAGGGGGAGAGAGAATGAGCAAGGGGAAAGTATCGGAGAAATGTAGTTTTACTTCCACCTACAAAAAGTT from Peribacillus asahii carries:
- a CDS encoding ABC transporter ATP-binding protein; the protein is MEKELLRVENLTTSFCIDDQYYAAVDDLSFTVHENEIVAIVGESGCGKSALALSIMQLHDKKRTKSEGSIIYKGTNLLNAAESKLNKVRGRHISMIFQEPLTALNPLMTVGKQIEESLHYHTDLSKKQQKAKTFTLLEQVGIPYPKRTYKQYPHELSGGMRQRVMIAIAVACSPSLVIADEPTTALDVTIQAQILDLLKDIQQKTKMGIIFITHDLGVVAEIADQVIVMYAGQIVEKGSVKTILERPLHPYTKSLLYSIPTVTKEKSRLHVIQGMVPPIAKINRSGCRFKERIPWISVQSHAQFPRLHEVEPGHFVRCTCYKQFHFPEEGGTAIR
- a CDS encoding ABC transporter ATP-binding protein; amino-acid sequence: MTLLKVEDIKVYFPIRGGLFHTVVDHVRAVDGVSFELQQGETYGLVGESGSGKSTTGKAIVKLHQVTAGTITFQGKDLTYLSRGEMKPFRKDIQMIFQDPYSSLNPKKRVLDIIAEPIRNFERVSATEERKIVQQYLERVGLNPDSIYKYPHEFSGGQRQRIGIARSLTLKPKLIIADEPVSALDVSVQAQVLNFLQDLQKEFQLTYLFVGHDLGVIRHMCDRIGVMYRGRLVEEGTSQDIYKNPQHIYTKRLMAAIPDLSPDARGQKIRLRKQVAEEYKQLYSTFFDENGRAYDLKPISATHKVALP
- the opp4B gene encoding oligopeptide ABC transporter permease, giving the protein MWKFIVRRLLMMIPQLFILSVLVFMMAKAMPGDALGGREIDPRANPDVIEAQREKMGLNDPWYEQYIRWVSNVSKGDWGVSYTHKVQVTDVIEDRIWNTVNLALLTLIFTYLIAIPLGLISGRYSDSWIDKVITGYTYIGFATPMFIFAIIMLFVFGFSLDLFPTGGSVNPTVEEGTFAYVLSKINHMILPAFSTAIVSTTVIIQYLRNEVIDNKMKDFVRTAKAKGVPETNIYTHHVLRNSFLPIAAFLGYEITGLVGGAVIIETIFNYPGIGQLFLSSVHARDFSVVTAVVMMTGFATLLGTLLSDIILSIVDPRIRID
- a CDS encoding ABC transporter permease → MNVNTEKHGQSIQITPSGRQLIWQQMKKDRLAMGSFIFLVSILLFVYSAAFVMDAEEIARINLRALHQPPSLEHWLGTDYGGRDVFGQLIIGTRNSFTISFCITLLTALIGLTTGLVAGYFGGVTDHVVMRIIDFIISLPTTMFIIVLVTIIPEFTIWSFILVMTLFYWTGKARLIRSKVLAERELDYVQASQTLGTPHWKIMFFQIFPNVSSIIIVNFILNLAGNIGLESALTYLGFGLPESTPSLGTLISYARNPDVLEHKWWVWLPASVMILVMMLSINFVGQAIKRATDARQRR
- the opp4A gene encoding oligopeptide ABC transporter substrate-binding protein, giving the protein MNAKGYQVLCTFISFILVAACQSGQKMEEVHQEVAGVRTSQTFLTKTTNTANALEGGHLNYGLVADSPFEGILNGVFFENAYDAEILQFFDEALLATDENSQFTQEGAATYEMSKDYKTMTITIRAGVKWHDGNPVTGEDLEFAYLTIGHPDYNGSRYDTTFQNIVGMDDYHAGKAERISGIKVAGNRVSLTFKEANPSILTGVWTYPLHKKYLGDIPVAQMSASAKIRQHPIGFGPFKVKKIVQGEAIEFEAFDDYWKGKPKLDRISLSVVNSTTAVKALQAGKIDVAKISADLYEGAKKLTNVNLLGQMESTYTYIGFKLGHYDLDKKENVMGGTKLSDKRVRQAIGYAINNDEVGRFLYKGLRFQANTVIPPTQPNYYDTSLAGYTYNPEKAKKLLDEAGYVDRNGDGFREDPKGKEFVLNFASMAGGDAAEPLARYYIQQWRDMGLHVQLLEGRLHEFNSFYDRLKKDDQKIDLYQAAFGVGSDPDPSGLWARDAAFNYTRWVNEKNDELLQKGVSVEAFNNEYRAEVYKEWQALIKEEAPLIPTLFRYGFLGVNERVRDLELEAGSVHVDWSKVAVTAEKPIK
- a CDS encoding M42 family metallopeptidase, translating into MIDENEIVSYIKELVTIPSPSGYTEEAIAYVAAFMKRNHVSYQLTNKGALLATIQGKDQNRHRLLTAHVDTLGAMVKEIKPNGRLKLAMIGGFRWNSVEGEYCTIHTTEGKAYTGTILIHQTSVHVYKNAGEVKRDEEAIEVRIDEVVKSQAETEALGISVGDFVSFEPRVEVTESGFIKSRHLDDKASVGILLHIMERIQTGAISLSHTTHFLISNNEEIGYGGNSNIPAEVVEYIAVDMGAIGDGQATDEYSVSICAKDSSGPYHYKLRQHLVSLAKAHAIDYRVDIYPYYGSDASAAIRAGHDIVHGLIGPGIDASHAFERTHTSSLKHTAHLLAHYLQSDLVI
- a CDS encoding NRDE family protein codes for the protein MCLINFAYKMDSRYDLVVAANRDEFYERPTAQASFWEDASHVLAGRDLEKMGTWMGVTKQGRFAALTNYRDPDNESGNMCSRGELVGQFLIGDNQPQQYLQMIQQHRNQYPGFNLIVGDGSSLYYYSNIENEIRLLKPGLYGLSNHLLDTPWPKVRKGKEGLERCLKGSTETLKDCLFSSLQYADPAPDEELPNTGVSLEWERKLSPLFIQTPDYGTRSSTVLFMTDKNVRFVERMFKEREYKEREFMFEIER